One Hyla sarda isolate aHylSar1 chromosome 1 unlocalized genomic scaffold, aHylSar1.hap1 SUPER_1_unloc_7, whole genome shotgun sequence DNA window includes the following coding sequences:
- the LOC130298268 gene encoding uncharacterized protein LOC130298268 produces the protein MEDITTGKYLIYINPTDIKDEDTDVSGDKQYKEDIPTGKDLTYINPTDIKDEDTDVSGDKQYKEDIPTGEDLISINATDIREEEETDVSSTEQYKEDILTEKDLIYINMTDIKEEEETDVSGDEQFKGDIPTGKDLIYINAPDIIVKVEEETDVSGDEQYKEDIPTGNRPDSCTRRSEENLISSDYKADDDITQDTYEEHSIIPDTPSALHSQDLSSHPYIQVLSSQSSQDVQQNKSHRRGVGHQ, from the exons ATGGAGGACATTACCACAGGGAaatatctgatctatattaatcctACAGATATAAAAGATGAAgatacagatgtgagcggtgataagcagtataaggaggacattcctacagggaaagatctgacctATATTAATCCTACAGATATAAAAGATGAAgatacagatgtgagcggtgataagcagtataaggaggacattcctacaggggaaGATCTCATCtcgattaatgctacagacataagggaagaagaagagacagatgtgagcagtactgagcagtataaggaggacattcttacagagaaagatctgatctatattaatatgacagatataaaggaagaagaggagacagatgtgagcggtgatgagcagtttaagggggacattcctacagggaaagatctgatctatattaatgctccagacataatagtaaaagtagaagaagagacagatgtgagcggtgatgagcagtataaggaggacattcctacaggtaaccgcccag attcttgtaccaggagatcagaggagaatcttatatcttcagattataaagcagatgatgatatcacacaagatacatatgaagaacattccattatcccagatacaccctcagcccttcacagccaagatctgtcatctcatccttatatacaggtcctgtcttctcagtcatcacaggatgttcagcaaaataaaagtcacagaaggggtgttggacatcaatGA
- the LOC130298261 gene encoding oocyte zinc finger protein XlCOF22-like — MMEDQQPLTSPVRSSKRTAPERCPRPLLPQDVQGEDLNNINAPETDVSGDEQYKENIPTGKDLIYINATDIKEEETDVSGDEQYKEDIPTGKELIYINTTDIKEEEETDVSGHEQYNEDIPTGKDLNNINATVIKEEEEETNVSGDDQYKEDIPTGNHPDSCTRRSEENLISSDYKADDDITQDTYEEHSIIPDTPSALHSQDLSSHPYIQVLSSQSSQKGHRRGVGHQQDHTGKKTYSCSECGKYFTQKSNLIQHQRTHTGEKPFSCSECGKCFTQQPSLIGHQRTHTGERPFSCSECGKCYTFKSDLVVHQRTHTGEKPFSCSECGKCYTKKTNLVQHQKTHTGEKPFSCSECGKCFIRKSYLVKHQRTHTGEKPFLCSECGKCFSHKSSLLQHQRSHTEEKPFSCAECGKCFSHKSNLLQHHQRSHTEEKPFSCAECGKCFTRKSDLVVHQRTHTGEKPFSCSECGKCFSHKSSLLQHQISHTEAKPFSCAECGKCFSHKSNLQHHQRSHTEEKPFSCAECGKCFTQKSDLLVHQRIHTGKKPI, encoded by the exons atgatggaggatcagcagcccctcacatcaccag tcagatccagtaagagaacagcaccagagaggtgtccccgtcctcttcttccacaggatgttcag GGAGAAGATCTGAataatattaatgctccagagacagatgtgagtggtgatgagcagtataaggagaacattcctacaggaaaagatctgatctatattaatgctacagacataaaggaagaagagacagatgtgagcggtgatgagcagtataaggaggatattcctacagggaaagagctgatctatattaatactacagacataaaggaagaagaagagacagatgtgagcggccaTGAGCAGTATAACGAGGACATTCcgacaggaaaagatctgaacaatattaatgctacagtcataaaggaagaagaagaagagacaaatgtgagcggtgatgaccagtataaggaggacattcctacaggtaaccacccag attcttgtaccaggagatcagaggagaatcttatatcttcagattataaagcagatgatgatatcacacaagatacatatgaagaacattccattatcccagatacaccctcagcccttcacagccaagatctgtcatctcatccttatatacaggtcctgtcttctcagtcatcacagaaaggtcacagaaggggtgttggacatcaacaagatcacacaggaaaaaaaacatattcatgctcagaatgtgggaaatattttacaCAGAAATCGAATCTTATtcagcatcaaagaactcacacaggagagaagccattttcatgttcagaatgtgggaaatgttttactcagcagcCAAGTCTTAttggacatcaaagaactcacacaggggagaggccattttcatgttcagaatgtggaaaatgttatacttttaaatcagatcttgttgtacatcaaagaactcacacaggagagaagccattttcatgctcagaatgtggaaaatgctatACTAAGAAAacaaatcttgttcaacatcaaaaaactcacacaggggagaagccattttcatgttcagaatgtggaaaatgctttattaggaaatcatatcttgttaaacatcagagaactcacactggggagaagccatttttatgttcagaatgtgggaaatgtttctctCACAAATCAAGTCTTCTTCAACATCAAAGaagtcacacagaggagaagccattttcatgtgcagaatgtgggaaatgtttctctCACAAATCAAATCTTCTTCAACATCATCAAAGaagtcacacagaggagaagccattttcatgtgcagagtgtgggaaatgttttactcggaaatcagaccttgttgtacatcaaagaactcacacaggagagaagccattttcatgctcagaatgtggaaaatgtttctcTCACAAATCAAGTCTTCTTCAACATCAAATAAGTCACACAGAGgcgaagccattttcatgtgcagaatgtgggaaatgtttctctCACAAATCAAATCTTCAACATCATCAAAGaagtcacacagaggagaagccattttcatgtgcagagtgtgggaaatgttttactcagaaatcagaccttcttgtacatcaaagaattcacacagggaagAAGCCAATTTAG